The genomic stretch GACTGAGTATTACTTAGATGAAGAATGACATGACATTCAATCTTCAAAGGCCCCCAAATGACgatttttcacccaaggtttgaatttgataaatCGACATATTCTCAGCTTTTATAGGTTtgtaaatttgtttgaaaactCTAGTTACCACTTCTTTTATTGGAGTCTCACCATTGCTACCATTGCAACCATTTCAATGACCCACGacttaaactatttttcaaacattaaaacAAATCTCAACCATCAACCATTGAAAACAAATACCATCATAAGAATAAATCCTACCATAAAAAATGTTGGGTTTGaaataaacaactaaaatattgaaattatgagCAAAAGAGGTGAAAACTATGGCTCACTAGGGTAGTGGAGGCCACTAGTTTAGATGAAGTTATGTGTGACAAAAAGGTGAGAGATAACGGGTACATGAGAAAATGTGACTTATAAGATTGAGAGTGAGTTAACTAAATATACAATAAAGAAGTATAAGATTGTATAGGGTAAAAAGATCTgataaaacttttcaaaactctttcgaaaattaatttataacacATCACAGTTATTCAATAAAACCAAAACTAGAATTTTCAATAGCATAATAATAGGCGTAAACTTATAAGCAGTGGATtcaataactttaaaaatatttttatttcctttatttgttaAAACACCATTACacaattaatcatattatcaatcccatttttttaatctcttacATAAGGTAGCATCTCTTTTGTGTACATATTATTGGTGCAaaattttgtatcaataatattatgtgaGATATTATACTTTTCAAATCTTCCTAGGATTTTATTCTACCTAAAAGGACTTtcctaatttttatataaattatattcctttttaaACTAActttctaaagaaataatttcataaaaaataattaagaaaattagcTAATTATCCCACCCAACAAAGAGAAATTCAAAAGAACTCTGCTTTGCCTACCGGGAGAAACTTGCTTTTCCAACAAAAATTTTACAAGAATTCTACAGTTTGGGTCACGTTTATACATGAATTCTAGAAGCACCCAACTAACATTATAGATAAAATCAAGTTCGATCGGATTTATAATTGTTGAAACTCAGATCATATCGATTTGGTAAAGAATATTTATGCATCttaaatcatttaataacaatttaatttgatttaaaattattaatatatttatttaaataattcacTGATTCGATTGAGTTTGCCCCAGACAGCCTCCTTGACCGAACCAATGTCCAGTTCGGTCCGGGCCTTAAAACATTGATACGTGGTATACATagtaataaaacaaatttataacatATGTTACGGCTATGGTTGATCTCCTTGCCATGTCCACACTATGTCCTTGAGAGAAGGCTTCAATTCTTGGGTGCAGAACTCTTTATATTCTATTGTATCTCCTGCTGCCTTCTTTAACTCCACCACATGAAAAGAAGGTGTCACTTGGAAGATCTCAGCGTCTATGGCGAGCTGCCCTTTTCTTCCTTCTCTGCTGTGTTTTAATTTCACTGTTCCATCCTTCTTGTGGAAGTCACACCCCTCCGTCATTGCTATCTCTTCGAATTTCGATACAATGGCAGAGGCTGGCTTTCTTGTAGTGAATCTTGTTTCTAGATTACTATTCACATCTTTCTCGAATAACCCTGATAGATTAAAGCCTTGGGAGAGAGATATTATGTCAAACGCATTGTAAAGATACGGTTTAACTGGACTTCTGGTCGCCATTGATGATGTGCTTGAACTACTCTCGCTTTCCGATGACTCGATAAACTTGTTTCTCTGTTGGCCTTGTGGGGATTGTGAGAGTTCAAATTGTTTACAAGTCTTCTTAAACCAGTCATTGTCCATGAGCTCAGCCATGGTGATTCTTGTGTTGGGATTAGGATCAAGAATCCTGGTAAGAAGTTTCCGAACTTCTGGTGGAATACAGTTGGGGCTCTTGAATTCACCTCTTGAGATCTTCCTGTACATTTCCATGAGATTTGAATCATAGAAAGGGAGATAACCAGATAAAAGAACATAAAGAACAACTCCACATGACCAAATATCAGCTTTGGCTCCATCATAGCCCTTCTTGCTGATAACTTCTGGTGAAACATAAGCAGGAGTTCCACAAGTTGTGTGAAGAAGCCCATCTTTCCTTCTAGATTCCAGCAATGCACTCAACCCAAAATCCGAAATTTTCAAGTTGCCATTTTCATCGAGAAGGAGATTCTCCGGCTTGAGATCTCGGTGATATACCCCTCGGCTATGGCAAAACTCAACAGCACCAATCAATTGTTGGAAATATTTTCTTGCAGCGTCTTCCCTGAGCTTCCCTTTGGCAACTTTGTTGAAAAGTTCACCTCCTCTCACGTATTCCATTGCAAAATATATCCTGGTTTTGGTTGCCATGACCTCATAAAGCTCTACAATATTTGGATGCCTAACGAGGCGCATTACAGAGATTTCTCTATTGATTTGATCAATCAAACCAACCTTCATTACCTTCTTCTTATCTATAATCTTAATGGCAACACTTTCCCCCGTCTTGATGTTTCTCCCATAATAAACTTTGGCGAATGTCCCTTGTCCAAGCAATCGCCCCACCTCATACCTGTTCATCAATATTCCTCCCCTTTTGTCCATTTTCAAGGAACCTTAAAGAAATGATCGATGAATGGTGAATATACGCAGACTGATACAAAAACATCAATTATTGTCGGAATGCAACATAAGTTCCCTCTAGCCAACGGCCATGAAAGAAGACTATGAAAAAATGTTGAGAGAAAGGAGAGAATTAAAAGGGTGATTAATAGAGGATCAGGGCATACAGGATGTTCAAACCTAGCCTTGAGGCGAGGCCAGAAAAATCCTTTGAAAGAGGAGAGAACCAAtccaataattttattctacAAGCTTGCATAGTCTTCAGGATTTCCTGCTATACCTGGATTACTAATTGCGTATATAAAAATAGCAAAAGTTGGTTTGGTGTTTATGACCAAGTTTTGGCCATTATTTCcttgtatatatttatagtaataTCACATAGGCTGATATTTATAGTAGTTTATTTGGTTTTAATACGCTGTAGGCTCTTGGGAGAACCTCCTGTTACTCTCGAGAAACcagattataaaatttagagaCTATATATTTTCTCTATCTGCGCTCTAATAGCTCACTCCTTTGCGACACACTTTTAGCATTCTctcaacattttttatatataaactgataGAAATCACTAGTGTAAATCGAAAGTAACCAAAATGAAGAAAGATCCTCATGGTACATTTGCGAAAGCTTATCTATATATTCTTGGAAATGGAGAGGCTCTTTTGGGTCGGTTGAGTTTTCAGAATCACAAAATAACTAGTATTGTAATTAGAATCCCAGTCGCACCAAGTGGGGTGTCTTTGTTTTGTTGCTTAGCTagcaatataataataatcttgAACTTTTACACAGAAAAACAGAAGGATGGAAGCTGTAAAGTTCCGAGATAGACACTTGAGACACAACAACATGCGCAAAAAGCGGCTCTCTGGCCTCCTCTTCTCACATTCATGTGCGCACCCATGCTTTCTTATGAATCACTAAACAATCTCTCTGTAAATCGACATCTGGCAGACGACCACCATGAGGAAATTGCAGGCTACCATTAGAACATGATGTAGAGGGCGTtgctaatttgttttctttcaacTTGGTCATCTCTCATGTATAGATTATATCTCCATTAATATTAGACGACATTAATTAGTGGGGTCTGGTGAAGCATGGATATAGATTGAAATTGAATAGCTTAGACAAGCTCCACGTTGTAGCCATGAGGCTCATGATTGTCTCTGCTGTTGCCACGTTCCAAAACACCCTCAACTCAGAACACCAGGTGGTAGGGCGCTTGCATGGCTCTTCACCACAGTCAAAGgttcaattttttgaaaaccTCCTCTGTCTGTATTCATCACTTCTCTTTTTTCTCGATTTTGCAAAGCGTCACTTACCCCTTGACATCTACTAGTAGCTCACTGCTGCGCGTAAGCCATGCACAAGCCACCCCTCACCGTGGCCTTAACTCCTTCTTCCATCTGTTTCTTTGATCACCTTCTTCCCCCATTTCATCACTTCTATAAAGGCTTCACATTTTATGTTTACAAGCCGAGAtgtataattaatcaatttacaaatatgaaaaGCCAAGTTGAAGAGAGGTTCACCGAGTTCTTCGAGAAGTGGGTTTGTCAACTTGAAGAATACCTTCATCAACTCATTAAGGTTTCAAAGGAGACTGATTCAAATGAAGCCGATCAACAAGCTGTAGTATCGAAAGTGACAACCCATTTGAAAGAGTACTACACAGTCAAATGGGCTCTAGCTCATGAAGACGTGCTTGTGTTCTATTGTCCGGGTTGGATAAGCACATTAGAGAATGCTTATTCATGGCTTACTGGGTGGAAACCATCGATGATTTTCAAACTTGTCGACTCTATGAGGAAGGCTGGGATCCCCGGCGCGAGTCTTTCTGAGTTGAGTGAGCAACAAGTGAAGAAGATAGAAGAGTTGAGAGTGAAGATAAGGTTTGAAGAGGAGAAGGTTGAGAGAGACATGGAAAGGCAACAAGTTTCCATGGCGGATAGAAGAATGGTGGAGCTGTCTCGGTTGGCTAGCCGAGCTACAAACGGCGGTGACACAACGGTTCAGGTGGACGGCCTGGTGGAGGTGGCATTGAAAGGATTAAAGATCGGATTGGAAAAAGTTATGAAAGGTGCAGATTGTGTTCGGCTCAAGACACTGAAAGGCGTTTTGGACATATTGAATTCGAAGCAATGTGTAGACTTCTTAGCCGGCACTTGCTTGCTTCACATTCGGCTGCAGCTGTGCGGCAAGAATAGAGACGCCAACTGCGCTTTAGAATTGAAAACAAGCCTTGGTGTTTGAGTTGTTGAAACAGTAGAATCAATGAGGGTTTTCATTAGGATGACC from Mangifera indica cultivar Alphonso chromosome 6, CATAS_Mindica_2.1, whole genome shotgun sequence encodes the following:
- the LOC123219283 gene encoding protein DOG1-like 4 gives rise to the protein MHKPPLTVALTPSSICFFDHLLPPFHHFYKGFTFYVYKPRCIINQFTNMKSQVEERFTEFFEKWVCQLEEYLHQLIKVSKETDSNEADQQAVVSKVTTHLKEYYTVKWALAHEDVLVFYCPGWISTLENAYSWLTGWKPSMIFKLVDSMRKAGIPGASLSELSEQQVKKIEELRVKIRFEEEKVERDMERQQVSMADRRMVELSRLASRATNGGDTTVQVDGLVEVALKGLKIGLEKVMKGADCVRLKTLKGVLDILNSKQCVDFLAGTCLLHIRLQLCGKNRDANCALELKTSLGV
- the LOC123219279 gene encoding CBL-interacting serine/threonine-protein kinase 20-like, producing the protein MDKRGGILMNRYEVGRLLGQGTFAKVYYGRNIKTGESVAIKIIDKKKVMKVGLIDQINREISVMRLVRHPNIVELYEVMATKTRIYFAMEYVRGGELFNKVAKGKLREDAARKYFQQLIGAVEFCHSRGVYHRDLKPENLLLDENGNLKISDFGLSALLESRRKDGLLHTTCGTPAYVSPEVISKKGYDGAKADIWSCGVVLYVLLSGYLPFYDSNLMEMYRKISRGEFKSPNCIPPEVRKLLTRILDPNPNTRITMAELMDNDWFKKTCKQFELSQSPQGQQRNKFIESSESESSSSTSSMATRSPVKPYLYNAFDIISLSQGFNLSGLFEKDVNSNLETRFTTRKPASAIVSKFEEIAMTEGCDFHKKDGTVKLKHSREGRKGQLAIDAEIFQVTPSFHVVELKKAAGDTIEYKEFCTQELKPSLKDIVWTWQGDQP